The following nucleotide sequence is from Ignavibacteriales bacterium.
TTTTTCGTTAGTTTGCTCTAACATCTTTTTTATCATTACGCCGTTTTCTTTTGCAAGTTTAATATTACCGGCGTTTGCCATATCGGTCGCTAATTTCATTTGCATGTTGATAACAAACAGCATATCGGTTAAATCAACTGTTCCGTTGTTTCTGTGCATCCTTCCAAATATTTGACAGAATGTGCTGCAATATTTTGCGGCTATCTTATAATCTTTTTGAGCGGCTAAAGTTTTTACAAGTGTTAAGTTATCTGCAAAGTCGTCGAAATAACTAGCCCAAAGAGGGTCGTTCTTATATTCAGCCGGTGGATTGTTTTTAAATTTTTGTGTTAAAGATTCCAGCTCAGTAGCGGCTGCTGAAATAACATTTGACACTTGTTGTTCGGTTGGATTGGCCGCTTTCATTGTTCCGCAAGTCATAACTGCTTTTTTATGGAAGCCGGACGCTTCTTTATCAAATGCGGATTGCGCAAACATTGAAGTTGCCACGAATCCAAAGATGAATAACATTGCAAATAATTTTTTCCCCGCTAAGCGGTTCGCCTTTGGCGAATTCATTTCGTTCAACATTTTTAGTTTTCCTTTTATGTTTATATAGTGGAGCGGCATTTAGCCGCCCCGGTTTTATACTTTGTAAATTATAATCCAAACATTACGCTTACGTATGTATTCCAATAACTCAAGTTATCTCCGTTGTATTGATATTTTGTCGAAAGATCGAGCCCAATATTTTCACTTAGCGGAATTGCATATCCTGTTCCTACGCTGAAACCCCATTCGGTTTTTGAATCAGATATATTTTGTGGTCCTGTCCAGCTATAAAAATGCAATCCGGTTTCAACCATTCCATACCATCCGCTTACAAAGTATAGTTTAGTTCCAACTACTAATGGAACTGCAGAATAGCTGTAGCCATTGCTTTCTGCAAAACCTAAGTAACCGCTTGTAACTGTTCCGTTCCAAGCTCCGCCAAGATGAAATTCATATTGACCTGTAACTCCCCAGCCGGTGCTTGCAACATTTGATAAATCACTCATTGGAAAATTCAATTGAGTTCCTAAGCTCAATATGTTTGAACTTTTCAATGATTGTGCGTTTGATAGACCTACAAACATCATAACGCTAAACAAGGTGAATAGTAACTTCTTCATTTTAATACTCCTTTTATTTGGTTAAATTGGAGTATAAATTATGTGGGATTTGTTCACGCAAATCCGTTATAAGCATAATTTATACGTGGTTTATTAACGTGGAGCGGCAGTTTGCCGCTCCGTTGTTTTCAATTCATCAAAGAACATCAATTAGTTTTTGCAGCGCAGTCAATGCAAACTTGCTTGCCGTTTTTTAATCTTCCATATTCTTCTACCGTCATTTCGCCGCAGTCTTCACACACGAAACCTGCAAAGCTGTCTTTATTCGGTTCAAGTTTGTAATCGAACACTTCTGAAATATTAATCAGTTTTTCTTCCGGAGCGTTTATAACATTGTTAATTAACGGATCAACAACCTCAGCCGGAACCTTGCTCGCCGGTATTCCTTTTTCTCTGTAATCTTTGAAGAAAGCCGATTGTTTATTCTGAAGCATAGCTTCTGCTTTTGGTGTTACACGAACGGCTTTTCCGTTTGCTCTGTCTATTAATGTTACCGCCCACTTTCCTTTATGCGTTTTCTTAATGTTCCCTTTACCGAATGTTGTTCCCATTATTACCTGAAGTCCGTCAGCGTAACAAGTAGCGCAGTGATCTTCACCAAGATCAACGAACGCTACAACTTGCCCATCCTTCGCTCTTTCAACTCCGAGTGCGTTCATTGCTGCCGCACCTACTTTTAGTCCCATCGGCATTGCGGGACATTTATGCCCGTGAAATTTTTGTCCGAACTCCAACCAATCTTTTGGATTAACCATATTTGCAACTCCTTCCTTTTATTAATTAAAAAATATCTGATATTGAATTTCCGCTTCGTTTATATTTTTATTTCTGCTGAACTGTGTTTTGTAATCTGCCATCAATTTATTTTTTTGAGACAAGTAATAATTGAACCCAACTAAATACCATTCGTTATCGTTGGTTGCCGGATTAAGATCCTTATACTTTTCTATTTGAGTTAATATTTGAAAATCGTTTGCGAGATAGTATGCCGCATAAACGTAATAACCCCAAGCATTTTGATTCATAATGTCCGCATTAACAAACTCACTTTGAAAATCAAATTTTTCTATCTTTAATTGCGCTTGAAAACCATATCGGTAATCGTTTCCTGCTATAGTTTCATTGGAGGTAAATATTTTAGGAAAAGTTTGATTTTCTAAGAATCTATAACCGAATGACGCTCCAATGTTTGCTAACTCATTTTTATCATTGATAAGATTGTAGCTCGCCTTTGTTGTGTATAGTAGAGAATTATTAATGTTGGTTCCTGGAAATTTTTGATTGCCGTTAAATATTCCTAAACTGAGTTTGAGATCTGAATCAAGCAGATCAAAATTTCCTTCAACGCCAATTTCTCTTGCAGAACTTTTATCTCCGTGGATTAAATTATTGATAACATTTGCCCGTTCTAATACCGGTATAAAAGCATCGGATTGCATTCTCTGCAAAGTAAAATTCGGAACAAATTTTCCAACTCTTAAAAAACCAAAATTCCATTTAACATCTACAAAAGCATCCTGGAAATAAAAATTATCATCTGTAATCGAGCGATATACTGCCTGCATTTTATATGTAATATTTTCAGCCAAAGGTGCTTTACCGTCAATCCAAAGTTTTGCTCTTCGTATCATGAATCCCGCACTAATTCTATCATTATAAGTGAAGCGACTTTGAATATATCCGTTCCAATCGAATGACTTTTCTTGTGCAAATACAAATTCAAATGAAATCAAACTCAACAAAACAATAAAAATCTTTTTCATTCTTTCCTCTAATTAAATTAGTTTAATAAGTATCTGTGCGGCTAACGCCCACATTATTAAACCGAGTCCGGCTTTTATCATTTTGGGTTTTACTCTCAAACTAAATCTGGCTCCAAGATTTCCGCCAATAAGAACAGCTACACCAGCCGCGGCTATTAAAGGATAATCAAGTTTGTGCGATGTCGCGTGACCAATTATTCCGGCAAGCGCAGAAAAGGATATTATCAAATGTGAAGAACCTGCTGCGGACTTTGTTGGATATTTTAAAACATAAGTCATGAATGGAACTATTAAAACACCGCCGCCAACACCAAGCAATCCGGAGATAAGTCCTACAGCAAAACTAAATGCGACAATTAATGCATACTTAGCAGTCGTTAACATTGGTAATGGTTCCTCATCTGTATCATTTCCTTTTTGCCAATATGTCAAAATCATTCTTGTGCCAAGTATTAGAAGGAAGGATACAAACAACCACAGCAATACGTTTTGATTTACTTGTTTGGCAAAAACACCGCCCGTAAAAGCTCCAATAACAATACCCGGCACAAACATGAACGAAGCTTTCATGTCGATCATCTTATTCTTATAAAATACATATCCGGCAGAGATCGAGGTTATTAGATTTAGAACCAACGAAGTTGATGTAGAGCTTAAAACCGAAAACCCAAGTAGTATTAACAGCGGAGAGTAAACCGACCCTCCGCCCTGTCCAAACATCGAGAAGACAAAAGCAAGAACAAAAGAAAATATAACTGCCATTATAAGAACGCTGTTCAAATCCATTTCTTTATCTCTCCTAATTTTGGTTTTTTGAAATCAGCAAGTTTGGTAAATGGATTACTGTTTCTTCCGCTTCTCTTTCGGAACAAGGAATGCAAACTCTCTTTCCATCTTTCACTCTCAAGTATCTTTCAAAAACATATTCTCCGCATACTTCGCACTTTGCTTTGTTGAATGAACCTTTTACCGGACTATATTTAAAATTTTCAAGAACAGTTACGCTAAATAGTTCATCGTTGGTAGCGTTAAGAACTATATTTATAATATCGATGCGAACACTCTCCGGTATCTCGGAAGGTTCTATTCCTTGTTTACGGAATTTGAAAAATTCGTGGGGAGCTAGTTTATCCTGGAATTCATTTTTAAGAAAAATTCTTACCGCATCTTTTTTACCTGGATACCAAAAAATTGCCGCGACTTTTCCATAATTCAATCTTTCAATCATTCCTTTGCCGAAGGTTGCACTTGTTGCAGACATAATTCCGTCCTGCATACATCCTTGCGGATGACCGACACCCATCTCGGAAAACACATGCATCTGGTGGTCCAAACTTTTTTCCACGCCTAATTTTTCTAATGCCAATGTTCCCATCCTATAACCTATCGGCATAAAGGGGCATCTATGCCCGTGAAATTCGAAAGTCCATTCTGGTAAATTAAACATTGCTATTTCTCCTCTATTGTTTGTAAACATTTACTTACATATATAGACAAATTTTTTTATCCCTTTAAGGTCTTTAAGATTAACGAATACATTCTTTGACAAAAATTATCCACATTCAAACCGCTTTTATTCAATATCATCTCAATATTAAACATTATTGGAATACCCATATAAAGCATTGCAATATCTTCCGGATTAATGTTTTTATCGCATAACCCCTCTGCTATTCCATCTTTTACCATCTTTATTATAAACTGCTTCTGTTCTGAAAGTATCTGATTTAATTTTTCCTTCAGCTCTTTATCACCTAAGTGTGTTGCCTCGGAAAACAGAAGTATGGTTACTCCTCTATTTTCTTTCAGATATCTTACATTGCGGCACAAATAGTTAAACAATTTTTCTTCTGTCTTAACGGGACTTATAACAATGCTTCTAAGCGATCCGATCAAATCGTTTGCAACATCTTCCATAATTCCCTTAATAATATCTCTTTTGGTAGCGAAGTGACGGAAAATTGCCCCTTCTGTAAAGCCAATTCTTTTTGCGAGGTTCCTCGTGGATAGATTATGCAAACCTTCTTCGGCAATTATTTCCAACACCGTTTTCTTTATCTGCTCCTGTCTTACTTCAGTTGATTCTTTTACCATTTTCTCTTATTCCAATAATTAAGTAATCACTCACTTACTAAAATACACAAATAAAATTATTTGTCAAGTTATTTCTTAAAAATCTTTTTTGAATAAAGAGAATTGTTAATGCATCATAGAAGAATTTGCCGCATGTATGAATCTTTTAGGAACCATGCGCTGCTTATCTTCTTGTGCTTTTCAAAATTCCATCTATTCTAGAATCAATTATTCTATGCTAAAAAGGTTATTTTTATTTTCAACAAATTAACAAGTTAAAGACTCTATATGACAAAACTCCTTATTCAGTTCTGTCTGAATTTCTTCAAACCAAAGACACAGCTCCAACTTGAAATCATCTTCCTTAGGAATCAACTCGAAATTCTTAACAGTTTTAAGAATTTGTATAATTATTTTATTCAGAGAATAGTATACTCTCCGACAGCTTCATTTTAATCAATGGATTCAATGTTTTGAAAAGTGATGGTGACCGAAAAATGACTGGATTAATAAGAACTTATACAATTAATTAATTATTCCCTCATAATATATTTCTTAAATACCACTTCATGATATTCTATAAAATCTATTGAGAATTTTTGCTCTTCAATACCACTTTTAAATAGTTTTAGATTTAAAGGTTCGACAACCTCTTCCAACGAAGCAAGCTTGTTTTCAAAAATTTCATTCGCGGTTACTTCAATTCCTTCTATCTCAATTCCATATCCCTGGGATTCGAGCTCCAAACAAATAATTCCAAGAGCTGAATTCATTTCATCGGCACTAAGGGCCAAGTATATTTTCTCTAAGTTCATATATTTTACCTTTTATTATTTACTTCTACTTATACCATTATTTGCATTATCAACTTCTGCTTTATAATATATTATTTCTTATTAATAATTTGATATTGGGCCATAATTTTCATTTGATCACTTTTCATATATACTTCATGAATTTAGAACTTTTAGTTTTTCTAATAATTCTCAACATTACTTTTTCAATTTTTCCTTCAATCTCACATTCCCAAACAATAATTACTTTCCATCCCATTTTCCGTAAAGCTTTTTTATTCCGTTTATCCCTAATTGCATTATTACTGAATTTCTCTTCCCAATACTTGGAATTTGTGGAAGGAATTCTACCCTCAGTACAGTATTTATGTTGATGCCAAAAACATCCATGTACAAATATGATCATATTATACTTTGCTAAAACAATATCTGGTCTACCTGGTAAGTGTTTTGAATGAATCCGAAATCTATAACCTAATTTGTGAAGTGCTGAACGCAAAATCATCTCCGGTTTTGTATTTTTCTCCCGGATTTTACTCATTACTTCACTTCGTTTTTGCTTTGGCCAAATGTCCATTTAATTTTGTAGTTTGAATTACCTTATTATCTATAAGAAAATTCTTAACGGCAATTGCAACAGCTTTTGCCAAAGGAACTGGAACTCCGTTTCCAATCATCTTGAATTTTTTTGATAACGGCAACTCAGCAGGTAAAACATAAGTGTCCGGCACTCCTTGAATTCTCAATGTCTCACGCACTGACAAACGCCTGTTCTTGTATGGGTGCAAATGAACTTCATTGTTTCCATAGCAAGCTGTCGGACTGTATTTGAAACGGTGAAGCCGTTTGAATGATGGTCTGTTTGTTTCTCCTTCACCAATTTTCTTCAACTCCTTTTCTTCTACATACAAATTGAAATACTCTTTGGAGTTTGGAATGTCCTTCATTTCTCTTGGTGGAACTAAACAACTTTCAACACACAATTCAATTGGCAAATCTTTTGGCTTGGTCAGTTTCTTCCCGTAGTCAACTGTTGTTGCCCATTTGTATTTTGTAGCTGCCCCATAGTATTTTTTGTTTACTGGAAATGTGAACCATTCGCCAAGCGATTTATTTACAATGTCCTCGTCAAGTTTGTCTTTACGAATACCAATAAAAAAAACTCTCTCTCTGAATTGCGGAACACCAAAGTCCAAAGCGTTTAATGTTTTGTGGTCAACAAAATATTCTTTCTCAACCCGCCTCACTAATTTTTTCATGTGCTCTTTGGTTGAATTGCTCCTTGTCAAACCAGTTACATTTTCCATTATAAAAAAAGTTGGCTTCAATTCAAGAATCCGATCAAAAAACACAACTGTGAGTTTTCCCCTTTCTCCTTTGAATCCTTCCATGTTTCCATTTATTGTAAAATCTTGACAAGGCGGTCCACCAATAATTCCAAAATCTTCCGGCTTGCCATGAGGAAATGCTTCCTCAACTATCTTTTCCACACTGACTTCTGTGATTGATTTCTTATTGAAAATTTCTGCTTTGATTCCGTTGCCTCTTGCTTTTCTCCATGAAGTAATTCCGGCTTCGTGAAGTTTTACAAACACTTCTTCAACTTCGTTTGTCCAAACAATTTCAAAACCTGCTTTCTCAAATCCCATGTCCATGAATCCACCACCGGAGTAGAATGAAAGAATTGGAATTTTATGTTCGTGATGGTTATTCATAAATCATTGTCGTCTTTATAGCAGAATAGACAAACTCGGTTGCTTCTTTCCGCAAATTGTAAACACTTATTTGTTTGCCCTTGCTCTCATTCAATTCATCATATTTTTCAGAAGGAAAACTTGTAACTGTAATTTTCCTTTCTCCATTTTCTAAAAACACACTCACATTTCCGTTTTGATATTTAACTACATTTATTATTGAACCTGAAACATCACTGAAAGAATAATCTGTTACCAAATGTTTCATAAAAAACAAACAAGCCGGTCTGTATAAACAATATTTGCAATTTGCCTCTGATGGATTCGCTACAAATTTTTCACTGCTGATACTTTCGTTTGTTGCTTTTAGTAATTCTTTCGCTTCCTCAAAGATAATATTGCACTCTGACTCCGTGAAGTCAATCGTGAATTTTTGTTTTGCCAAATCAACTAAACTCAATTGAGTTGGAAACTTGCCGTTAGTTTCAAAATATAAATAAGCATAGAGTTTTAATTGCTCTTTGTATTCTTCCTTTATATCAGAAAATATTTCTCCCTCATCATCTAAAACATCTTGTGTTATTGCTCCTGTTTTGAAATCAATAATTTCCGCTTCTTGTTCTGCTTCAATCACCAAGTCAATTTTACCTGCAATCAATTTGTCTTTTGATTCAAACCATTTTTCAGAGGAAAATCTTACTCCGCTTGATATTGCATGTCTTTCAGAAGCATTTCTCAAATGTTTTTTCAAAAGAATTTTCTTCATTCCAAAATCTTTCACATTTTTTTGAAGTGGAGCAAAAAAAGCATAGCCCTGTTGTTTCAAATTTTCCTCTTGCAATTTTACTTGCTCGTCAAATATTTTATTGAAGTCAATTTCATTTCTGATGACACCTTTAGAAATCAGTTCAAGTATTTTGTGTAAGGCTGTTCCGAAATAAGCATTGGGTGAAACTGGCAACAAAGGTTTCTTCTCAAACGCTTCTGCCAATAAGGATTTGTAAGCACAATTTTTCATTGAATAAAATTGACTTGGAGAAATCCTGTTGATTTTCCGGAAAACTATTTTGCCAACTTTATTCATTATCTGTTGACTAATTTTTCATAACACCAACCCGGTCTGCGGTGCAAGTTGAAAGTATCAACAATGCTTACTGTTCCGTTTCTGCTGCTTGTGTATTCATCAATCTCTGCTT
It contains:
- a CDS encoding FmdE family protein is translated as MFNLPEWTFEFHGHRCPFMPIGYRMGTLALEKLGVEKSLDHQMHVFSEMGVGHPQGCMQDGIMSATSATFGKGMIERLNYGKVAAIFWYPGKKDAVRIFLKNEFQDKLAPHEFFKFRKQGIEPSEIPESVRIDIINIVLNATNDELFSVTVLENFKYSPVKGSFNKAKCEVCGEYVFERYLRVKDGKRVCIPCSEREAEETVIHLPNLLISKNQN
- a CDS encoding DNA cytosine methyltransferase; translated protein: MNNHHEHKIPILSFYSGGGFMDMGFEKAGFEIVWTNEVEEVFVKLHEAGITSWRKARGNGIKAEIFNKKSITEVSVEKIVEEAFPHGKPEDFGIIGGPPCQDFTINGNMEGFKGERGKLTVVFFDRILELKPTFFIMENVTGLTRSNSTKEHMKKLVRRVEKEYFVDHKTLNALDFGVPQFRERVFFIGIRKDKLDEDIVNKSLGEWFTFPVNKKYYGAATKYKWATTVDYGKKLTKPKDLPIELCVESCLVPPREMKDIPNSKEYFNLYVEEKELKKIGEGETNRPSFKRLHRFKYSPTACYGNNEVHLHPYKNRRLSVRETLRIQGVPDTYVLPAELPLSKKFKMIGNGVPVPLAKAVAIAVKNFLIDNKVIQTTKLNGHLAKAKTK
- a CDS encoding FmdE family protein codes for the protein MVNPKDWLEFGQKFHGHKCPAMPMGLKVGAAAMNALGVERAKDGQVVAFVDLGEDHCATCYADGLQVIMGTTFGKGNIKKTHKGKWAVTLIDRANGKAVRVTPKAEAMLQNKQSAFFKDYREKGIPASKVPAEVVDPLINNVINAPEEKLINISEVFDYKLEPNKDSFAGFVCEDCGEMTVEEYGRLKNGKQVCIDCAAKTN
- a CDS encoding TetR/AcrR family transcriptional regulator, whose product is MVKESTEVRQEQIKKTVLEIIAEEGLHNLSTRNLAKRIGFTEGAIFRHFATKRDIIKGIMEDVANDLIGSLRSIVISPVKTEEKLFNYLCRNVRYLKENRGVTILLFSEATHLGDKELKEKLNQILSEQKQFIIKMVKDGIAEGLCDKNINPEDIAMLYMGIPIMFNIEMILNKSGLNVDNFCQRMYSLILKTLKG
- a CDS encoding porin, which translates into the protein MKKIFIVLLSLISFEFVFAQEKSFDWNGYIQSRFTYNDRISAGFMIRRAKLWIDGKAPLAENITYKMQAVYRSITDDNFYFQDAFVDVKWNFGFLRVGKFVPNFTLQRMQSDAFIPVLERANVINNLIHGDKSSAREIGVEGNFDLLDSDLKLSLGIFNGNQKFPGTNINNSLLYTTKASYNLINDKNELANIGASFGYRFLENQTFPKIFTSNETIAGNDYRYGFQAQLKIEKFDFQSEFVNADIMNQNAWGYYVYAAYYLANDFQILTQIEKYKDLNPATNDNEWYLVGFNYYLSQKNKLMADYKTQFSRNKNINEAEIQYQIFFN
- a CDS encoding very short patch repair endonuclease, yielding MSKIREKNTKPEMILRSALHKLGYRFRIHSKHLPGRPDIVLAKYNMIIFVHGCFWHQHKYCTEGRIPSTNSKYWEEKFSNNAIRDKRNKKALRKMGWKVIIVWECEIEGKIEKVMLRIIRKTKSSKFMKYI
- a CDS encoding sulfite exporter TauE/SafE family protein, encoding MDLNSVLIMAVIFSFVLAFVFSMFGQGGGSVYSPLLILLGFSVLSSTSTSLVLNLITSISAGYVFYKNKMIDMKASFMFVPGIVIGAFTGGVFAKQVNQNVLLWLFVSFLLILGTRMILTYWQKGNDTDEEPLPMLTTAKYALIVAFSFAVGLISGLLGVGGGVLIVPFMTYVLKYPTKSAAGSSHLIISFSALAGIIGHATSHKLDYPLIAAAGVAVLIGGNLGARFSLRVKPKMIKAGLGLIMWALAAQILIKLI
- a CDS encoding PD-(D/E)XK nuclease family protein, with amino-acid sequence MNKVGKIVFRKINRISPSQFYSMKNCAYKSLLAEAFEKKPLLPVSPNAYFGTALHKILELISKGVIRNEIDFNKIFDEQVKLQEENLKQQGYAFFAPLQKNVKDFGMKKILLKKHLRNASERHAISSGVRFSSEKWFESKDKLIAGKIDLVIEAEQEAEIIDFKTGAITQDVLDDEGEIFSDIKEEYKEQLKLYAYLYFETNGKFPTQLSLVDLAKQKFTIDFTESECNIIFEEAKELLKATNESISSEKFVANPSEANCKYCLYRPACLFFMKHLVTDYSFSDVSGSIINVVKYQNGNVSVFLENGERKITVTSFPSEKYDELNESKGKQISVYNLRKEATEFVYSAIKTTMIYE